CTTGTTGTGCAAAGCTTCGCAACAGTCACTGCAGCAGGCCATGAAGAATGTGAACCAAACGAATATGGCCAATACATTAACACATCCGCATGCGTTATCATCATCCGTCGCACATCTGCAAATGTCCAGCTCACCAGTACACCTCACAACCGAGCACTATCAACCACCACCACCCCTGCCACACAACCCCAACTACAATGCTGAAATGGCACGTGCAAATAACACGAGCGTTCTAAGTAACGGCAACGCTAACGTTAATGCGCCCACACATTTGGAGCATGCACGACATCACGCTACAGCAGCGCcaacgcaacaacaaccaccaacTCCGTCCAATTTGCAGAATTTGCATGTGCTGCAAGCGCTCAATCGCAATGTCAACTGCGATGATCTCGATAATTTGCGTAAAGTTGTTGCTGTAGTGGGTGCCGCCATCAACACGAATGGCGATCCGGCCGATGCCGTCGACGCGCCACTCTATAGCGCACCGGTAACAGCACCACTCTACGTGCCACCACATCCCGCCAGCATGTATGCCTACAGCACAAAAGAACAAGTAACAGCGTCCAGTCAGAGCCTCGATAACGGCTATCACACAAAATCACCCGAAGCCAATGGTGTCAGCTCAAGCGCTGTGGATGCCGTCTCGTCCTCATCTGTAAACAGTAATGGCGTTGCCAATGGTGGCAACGATGTGCTAAATTTATCGCGTCGCGCTTGCTCTCCCGCATACGAGCATATGCTCTCCTCCACCATCTCCTCCTCGGCCTCCTCATCCGGTGTCGTCTCCGGCGATGACGAACACGAACCGGATGGCGTCGACGATATCGAGCACAATCAAGCGGTGAATATCAGCACCACCAGCCCCAGCAGCAGCGATTCAAATAACTGTCTGCCACTCAAATTGCGACATAAGTCGCACTTAGGCGATAAGGATGCGGCTGCAACAGCGCTGCTGGCGCTACAACATATCAAACAGGAGCCGGTGAGTAATCGCGCTTCACCACCCGGTTGGGTGGATAATGGCGATAATTCAAGTGATGAACGCGATTCGGGCATCTCGATCGGCAGCGCTGAGTGGAACGCACAATTTCAACGTAAAGCTGAGAAGCCCAACTCAATTGTGGGCGTAACACCAACGGAACGCGAGCACATACTGAAATCGCATTTGGCACGACTGGAATCGGAGGTGgctaacataaagaatatgatgATCCTGTCTGTGGATCAATTGAATACACCGGCAGATCTGAAGATTTAAGCGCAAAATTGAAGCTGCTACGTGAGGGTGCGTGTGTGGTTCATCGATTTTTTGTGTAGTACCGATTGCGCTAGTATGGAGAGAGAGCAGAGacacaattcaattttttttacatactaTTTGTGGGGAATCCGTTAGTTATGTACGAGTATGGGCGTTTGTAggatttttagttttgttgtgaacgcaaaaattgtttactaaaaagtaaatgtatatataaaaatatttttaaaaaataattgtacaaAAGTTGCTTAACATTAGTttagttgaaaaataattaaaaataattttttttttttaattaaattataataaactttACTCAATAGCGGCCGCGGCTGTATGAACACAACTTAAATGCTAGCTTATACGATTTTAAAGTGTTAAATGTAAACTTGGCTAAAATATTAGCAAATAAATATGGCACATTGTAGCAACATATCATTAGCTCATGCattaatttcaattgttttacaatttttttttgttaattttttcataaaaaaatcatttcactgaatataaataacaagtaGCTACTTATATAATTGTTAagaatgcataaaaaatatttaaaaaacttataaaaaatataaacaaaacaatttgcaGCTATTAAATCCTATAATGTGTATATTTAGCGTTTAGTAATTAGAAATATtgtagaaattcatttgctaatGCAATTGTTCGGTGGTAAActtgtataaaattaatttaattattttaactataattttctttatttatttttattattcacatTCTTGTTTTGCTACGATCTCTTTAAGATACAAAGCACACGTAAATTATCTAACTAATTATCTAGCTAGCTTGCCACctgatatttatatgtatgcgtctaatatttgtattataaatacCGCTGTATTAACAGTTAGcataggaaaaaataaaataaatatataaaaatatattataaataaaaaaaatgtatacaaatatgaaaaaaattatttcgaaaaatataaaaaacacaatttttataaatatatttaatgcaaaTGCGTGCGCGTTAGTTTTAAAAAAAGTACTTgttaaaacacacacaaattatGTGtgcaattgtatgtatgttatttatgttcagttattattaaaatatagttgagcgttttcaaatttaaacaaacaaacaaacaaaacattaCTACCACCTGTGATTTCAGTAAACATAAAACATTCGCAAGTGGATTTTTCAGCAGTGACTagtagttttaaaaaaattaaatacattaatatatatgtatgtatgtatttaaaattaaataaatatgtaaacaaagtgTAAACACTGTAAAAACAAAGCGTTAACTGTTCATAGttccatttacatatttattatacactACTATTGAATATGTAAAGCAGTTTTATATAATAGTTATACAtgcctaaatatatatatatatacgtttgtTAATCACtacatttatctatatttattttgaagttcttattgtattgtaaatatatactatatagcgTTTGCATACCTTAATATGTATTTTAGTGACTATTGACTATTTTACAGTAGACAActacataaatattgtaaataaaccTAAAcatttccaaacaaaaaaataagaatttttgaattttttatttaagtataccaaacattctttatatttccttAGTTTGAAAGTAGAGGCAGCATAAATGAGCCAAAAACTGGGAAGTGTAGAAaattggtataaactggtataaatcacataaactggcataatgaaatt
This portion of the Zeugodacus cucurbitae isolate PBARC_wt_2022May chromosome 3, idZeuCucr1.2, whole genome shotgun sequence genome encodes:
- the LOC105217529 gene encoding GATA zinc finger domain-containing protein 7 isoform X2: MLDSTIADNGRGIFDLDATYKSNNNKNTELYNNNCNNLNQQQLELLQQQYNKRNTVAELIARQQQHQQQLSNDISSSVNSEVLNSGNFVTDMPEILSVAALNTNHHKNNNSLSSAVAGSNTKTAAMHNVRLPSISPTLSLNGSSNDANNVHGYSMYGPISPQSSDSGHSLPDNMSHGKQYRNSFSGSNSSFDSHNMSKSSQQSQAHKDLFTQRKQREFTPDSKKDDSYWDRRRRNNEAAKRSREKRRYNDMVLEQRVVELTKENHVLKAQLDAIKDKFNISGENLVSVEQILASLPTSEQVLSITKRAKMQINGGAFNGATTAVPTSIVYSIPAPTPGGGMQNTNSMAQTPTSSGILTPQKSNTLNQVANSDASSALNGDNGLLCKASQQSLQQAMKNVNQTNMANTLTHPHALSSSVAHLQMSSSPVHLTTEHYQPPPPLPHNPNYNAEMARANNTSVLSNGNANVNAPTHLEHARHHATAAPTQQQPPTPSNLQNLHVLQALNRNVNCDDLDNLRKVVAVVGAAINTNGDPADAVDAPLYSAPVTAPLYVPPHPASMYAYSTKEQVTASSQSLDNGYHTKSPEANGVSSSAVDAVSSSSVNSNGVANGGNDVLNLSRRACSPAYEHMLSSTISSSASSSGVVSGDDEHEPDGVDDIEHNQAVNISTTSPSSSDSNNCLPLKLRHKSHLGDKDAAATALLALQHIKQEPVSNRASPPGWVDNGDNSSDERDSGISIGSAEWNAQFQRKAEKPNSIVGVTPTEREHILKSHLARLESEVANIKNMMILSVDQLNTPADLKI
- the LOC105217529 gene encoding homeobox protein 5 isoform X1; the protein is MSIVCTLEPKVNLFKNSAAKNMLVLKNNNALKHTGPTTAVEPAKSYNNNIYGKDKNATYKSNNNKNTELYNNNCNNLNQQQLELLQQQYNKRNTVAELIARQQQHQQQLSNDISSSVNSEVLNSGNFVTDMPEILSVAALNTNHHKNNNSLSSAVAGSNTKTAAMHNVRLPSISPTLSLNGSSNDANNVHGYSMYGPISPQSSDSGHSLPDNMSHGKQYRNSFSGSNSSFDSHNMSKSSQQSQAHKDLFTQRKQREFTPDSKKDDSYWDRRRRNNEAAKRSREKRRYNDMVLEQRVVELTKENHVLKAQLDAIKDKFNISGENLVSVEQILASLPTSEQVLSITKRAKMQINGGAFNGATTAVPTSIVYSIPAPTPGGGMQNTNSMAQTPTSSGILTPQKSNTLNQVANSDASSALNGDNGLLCKASQQSLQQAMKNVNQTNMANTLTHPHALSSSVAHLQMSSSPVHLTTEHYQPPPPLPHNPNYNAEMARANNTSVLSNGNANVNAPTHLEHARHHATAAPTQQQPPTPSNLQNLHVLQALNRNVNCDDLDNLRKVVAVVGAAINTNGDPADAVDAPLYSAPVTAPLYVPPHPASMYAYSTKEQVTASSQSLDNGYHTKSPEANGVSSSAVDAVSSSSVNSNGVANGGNDVLNLSRRACSPAYEHMLSSTISSSASSSGVVSGDDEHEPDGVDDIEHNQAVNISTTSPSSSDSNNCLPLKLRHKSHLGDKDAAATALLALQHIKQEPVSNRASPPGWVDNGDNSSDERDSGISIGSAEWNAQFQRKAEKPNSIVGVTPTEREHILKSHLARLESEVANIKNMMILSVDQLNTPADLKI